One Brassica napus cultivar Da-Ae chromosome C4, Da-Ae, whole genome shotgun sequence genomic region harbors:
- the LOC106421286 gene encoding caffeoylshikimate esterase-like isoform X3, whose protein sequence is MGASRLDFCDRHGEEVKHVMSERDGKEIIRREECGIRLASAGYAVFGMDYEGHGRSKGARCYIKKFSNIVNDCYDYYTSISAQEEYKEKGRFLYGESMGGAVALLLHKKDPSFWNGALLVAPMCKISEKAKPHPIVINLLTRVEEIIPKWKIVPTKDVIDAAFKDPVKREEIRNNKLIYQDKPRLKTALEMLRTSMNLEDSLHEITLPFIVLHGEADILTDPEISKALFEKSSSRDKTIKLYPGMWHGLTSGETDANVDLVFADIINWLDVRTADSASLTVTPVRDVTVNVQKVVEGASNDQGKPKRQYASLLCGLNGGGRRLVHRSSM, encoded by the exons AATGCGGGATAAGGCTGGCTTCAGCAGGATATGCAGTATTTGGAATGGACTACGAAGGTCATGGTCGGTCCAAAGGAGCTCGTTGTTACATCAAGAAATTTAGTAACATTGTAAACGACTGCTATGACTACTACACCTCAATCTCTG CGCAGGAAGAATACAAAGAAAAAGGCAGATTCTTGTATGGAGAATCCATGGGAGGTGCGGTTGCGTTGTTGCTACACAAGAAAGATCCTTCTTTCTGGAATGGTGCCCTTCTCGTCGCTCCAATGTGTAAG ATATCAGAGAAGGCGAAACCACATCCAATAGTGATTAATCTACTAACAAGAGTTGAAGAGATTATACCAAAATGGAAGATCGTGCCCACCAAAGATGTTATCGATGCTGCCTTCAAAGATCCGGTCAAGCGCGAAGAG ATAAGGAATAACAAGCTGATATATCAAGACAAACCAAGGCTCAAAACAGCACTTGAGATGCTTAGAACGAGCATGAACCTTGAAGACAGTCTCCACGAGATCACGTTACCCTTCATTGTTCTTCACGGTGAAGCAGACATATTGACCGATCCAGAGATTAGCAAAGCTTTGTTCGAGAAATCAAGCTCACGTGACAAAACCATTAAGCTTTATCCAGGGATGTGGCACGGGTTGACTTCTGGTGAGACTGACGCTAACGTTGACCTCGTTTTTGCTGACATCATTAACTGGCTTGATGTTCGTACCGCCGACTCTGCTTCGCTCACTGTCACTCCGGTCCGAGATGTCACCGTAAATGTTCAAAAGGTCGTGGAAGGCGCTTCTAATGATCAAGGGAAACCTAAACGGCAGTATGCTAGTCTCCTTTGTGGGTTAAACGGTGGTGGACGCCGTTTGGTCCATCGATCTTCTATGTAA
- the LOC106421286 gene encoding caffeoylshikimate esterase-like isoform X2, protein MGASRLDFCDRHGEEVKHVMSERDGKEIIRREECGIRLASAGYAVFGMDYEGHGRSKGARCYIKKFSNIVNDCYDYYTSISAQEEYKEKGRFLYGESMGGAVALLLHKKDPSFWNGALLVAPMCKISEKAKPHPIVINLLTRVEEIIPKWKIVPTKDVIDAAFKDPVKREEIRNNKLIYQDKPRLKTALEMLRTSMNLEDSLHEITLPFIVLHGEADILTDPEISKALFEKSSSRDKTIKLYPGMWHGLTSGETDANVDLVFADIINWLDVRTADSASLTVTPVRDVTVNVQKVVEGASNDQGKPKRQYASLLCGLNGGGRRLVHRSSM, encoded by the exons ATGGGTGCGTCTCGTCTCGACTTCTGCGATAGACATGGAGAAGAAGTGAAACATGTGATGAGCGAGAGAGATGGGAAGGAGATCATAAGGCGTGAAG AATGCGGGATAAGGCTGGCTTCAGCAGGATATGCAGTATTTGGAATGGACTACGAAGGTCATGGTCGGTCCAAAGGAGCTCGTTGTTACATCAAGAAATTTAGTAACATTGTAAACGACTGCTATGACTACTACACCTCAATCTCTG CGCAGGAAGAATACAAAGAAAAAGGCAGATTCTTGTATGGAGAATCCATGGGAGGTGCGGTTGCGTTGTTGCTACACAAGAAAGATCCTTCTTTCTGGAATGGTGCCCTTCTCGTCGCTCCAATGTGTAAG ATATCAGAGAAGGCGAAACCACATCCAATAGTGATTAATCTACTAACAAGAGTTGAAGAGATTATACCAAAATGGAAGATCGTGCCCACCAAAGATGTTATCGATGCTGCCTTCAAAGATCCGGTCAAGCGCGAAGAG ATAAGGAATAACAAGCTGATATATCAAGACAAACCAAGGCTCAAAACAGCACTTGAGATGCTTAGAACGAGCATGAACCTTGAAGACAGTCTCCACGAGATCACGTTACCCTTCATTGTTCTTCACGGTGAAGCAGACATATTGACCGATCCAGAGATTAGCAAAGCTTTGTTCGAGAAATCAAGCTCACGTGACAAAACCATTAAGCTTTATCCAGGGATGTGGCACGGGTTGACTTCTGGTGAGACTGACGCTAACGTTGACCTCGTTTTTGCTGACATCATTAACTGGCTTGATGTTCGTACCGCCGACTCTGCTTCGCTCACTGTCACTCCGGTCCGAGATGTCACCGTAAATGTTCAAAAGGTCGTGGAAGGCGCTTCTAATGATCAAGGGAAACCTAAACGGCAGTATGCTAGTCTCCTTTGTGGGTTAAACGGTGGTGGACGCCGTTTGGTCCATCGATCTTCTATGTAA